TGTCACGGTCGAGATCACCGGAGATCGGGCCGCAACAATTGCCGCTGACGGCGATCTCAAAGCCCTTGGTGGTGGTGGCGGACGTGCCGTCTTCGAGCTGCACCGTGAAGGCAAAGGTACCCGCCGTGTTCGGCCGTCCAGAAATCAGCCCCGTTGGCGACAGCGTCAAACCGGGTGGCAGGCTTCCGGAGACAATCGAGAAGGTCAACGGCGGCTCATAGCAGCCAAGCAGTTGAACGCTGTACAGGTTGTCGCAATCGCCTGCCGGAAGAGGCGGCGGGGTGACGATTCGCACCTCGGTCGGGACGATCGCCTCGACGTAGAAATCCACTTTGTCGTACGCGATGCGGTACGGCATCGTGCCATCCCACCATCCCCATACCCACTGGCTGTCCCGCAGGATGACGTGCTCCGGCGCGTACGAGTTGCCGTAACGGTCGGTCGGGGCAAACTCGCCCTCCTGTTCCACCTCGATCAATCCTCGCGTCCTGGCGTCAGGATAGGCCCGATCGTTCATGTCCACGATCTTTACCCAAGGAAATGACCCATGTTCAAGGTGGTGTCTGATGTCAGTGGAGGGGTTTGGCGGAATATCCATAATCGAGTATTGCCGTGCGTCATCGTCGATATCCCACCACAAGGTCAGGGTGTAACTGGAGTTCCAGTCCGGATCCATGTCGTGCGTGTTCCAGATCTTGGTCAGATAGTGCAGCTTCCAACGGATGCCCGTTGCGCAGGGCGACCAGTTGCGCACCGGCAACAGTTTTCCCCAGGTCCCTTCACAATTGCTATTATAGGTTCCCAAGGGCGGATCGTTGGCCCGGCCCCAGAAATGCTCGCCTGACGGCGTGGACAGGTCCAGAGGGTTGGTCGGGACGGTCACGCCGTTCGTGAGTCCCTCGATGGGTCCGGCTCCGTCCCCGGATCCGCCCCACCGCCAGGTGAGCGCGTCCCAGCCGAATGGGTGGGGCGTAACAAGGAATGGATACGCGGTGACGTTTTTGTCAAATCCGTAATGCTGGGTGTTGTACGGCTCCAGCTCGAAATCACTGTTCACAATATCGCCGGTGAACGGGCCGATCGCGCTTCCCGTGGCCGACTCGGCCGAGAAGACCACGCCGTCAAAGCAATTGTGCGTGGTGCTCATGTTTCCTTCGTGCTCCAGCCGGATTTCAAGCACGACGGCCTGGGGGTTGTCCGGAATACTGCCCGAGAGTTTGATCTTGCGCCAATTGTTGAATTCCAGAGACGAGCCCTTCACGAAAGCCATGGGGTCCAGGTCGCCGATGACATAGGTGTTGTCGCACACCCCCTGGAAATAGCTGAAATTGGTCACGCTGATGCGGCCGAACGTGTCATTCAGATTCGAGTTGGTCGCACCGCCGGAGCTCAGCGTGTTCCAGGTGAGTTTGATGTAGCGCGTTTGGTCGTCCCCGGTGCTGTTGACATCGGATGCGGTGCACAGTGCGCCCGGGTCGGCATTGATCGCGGCCATCAAGGCGGCCTTGGCGTCGTTCTTGGCAATTCCCTTGAAATCAGTGATCGAAATGACGTTGTTTGCGTCGTTCAGATTGGTGTTGGTGGCTGCTTGCCCGGCGGCGCCGGTCCAGATCAGCTTGATCGTATTCGTGCCACCGTCGATCGCGGTAAAGGGTGGCCCAGTGGGATCCGTGTTGATGGCATTTATGAGCCGCGACTTCGCGACATCCTTATCACGGCCCCAATTTGTGACCGAAATGGTTCCATTGGCATCGTTGAGATTGGTGTTGGTCGTTCCGCCGCCGGGTGCAATCCAGGTAAGGTAAACGTTGTTTCCGTCTCGGCCAGACGCATTGTAGGGGCGGTTGGGGTCGCTGTTGATCTTGGCGCTCAGTGCGTTCAAGGCGGTCTTGTAAGTGCCAACACCGTTGACCGGCACGTTCCCCTCCGCAACAACGCCGTTGTTGTCGAACTCGTACACAATATTGACACCCGTGGGATCGATCTCGATCGTGTCGCCATCCGCAACGTTTCCGACGATCCTGATCGTTGCTTTGAGCACAGCACTGCTCATGTCCACGACGACATGACCAGCTCCGACTGAACCGTCGGCGTCAAACTCATAGACGTGATTGACACCCGTGGTGTCCAGTTCGATCGTGTCGCCGTCCAGGATGCCGCCGGAAATAACGACGGTTGCCAACGGGTTCGGGACCACCACCGCGACATTGCTGGTTGGCCGAATCTGTCCGTCAGTGTCAAATTCGTACACGCGATTGGCCCCGCCCGTGTCGATCTCGATCGTGTCGCTGTCGTAGATGTCCCCCGAAATCATCACCAGGGCCGTGTCCCGCGGCGCCAGCCCGTCATTGTTCCAGTGGATGATGTACGTTTGCCGCGCCTGCCCGTGGCGGTTCCAGTGCCAACTGTGAGCCATCTGGGACCAGATCTCGAAGTGGTAGTTGGTGCGGTCGGCACCGGGATTCCAATTGGCCACATCGATGGTTTGCAGGTAGCGCGAAAGCTTTCCTGGGTGGGGCAGGTTGTCATAAGGTTCCGCGTCTTGCATCCAGGTCAGTCCGGCGAAATACTGACCATCCGGTGCAAGCAGCAAATCGTGAAATCTGTGTGCCCCCGGGTTCTCGGGAGTTACATCGCCCCCGCAAATACACTGTTTGATCGGCGGGTTGTGATAGTTGGCCACGCTGTCGGACAGAATGGTCCAGCCGTTGAGCGTGCCATCCTCAAAGCTGCCGTTGACCAGGGATTCCCCCGCCATGGATGTTGCCGGCAGAACTACGAGAAAACCAATTAGAAGAATGGAACCCGTTCGCATGTTCATGCCCTCCCGAAAGGCATAAGAAAGGAGTTGTGCATGCGGCTCTGCCTGACGGCTTTGCCGCGACGGTTCAACACTCAGGTTCGATGAGAAAGCTGCACTTGGGGAAGCAAGGACGAGCCTTTCGAGCTTGCATTCACACGGGTGCCGACTTCAACATCGCCCACCGGCCAAGCTGCTGATAAGGCGTAGCCTATCTCAAGCCTTCCTGAGCAGTCAAGCACAAAATGCGAAAAATTCTGTGGACTCATAAGAATTTCGCGGTGTTCGATTCCAGGAGAGATGAGCGCTGGATCGTGCATAGGGCGAAGACCCTGCCGTATTATGAACCAGGTTAATCCTATCAAAAAAACACTGAAGGGGCTGACAAAGGCACCTGGAACTTCGCCCGGCAACGGCGGGCAGCGAGGACCGCGACGTCACCATCCTGCCGGCGTTGCGGCAGTACAGCGGAGACCTGGTGACGTCAGCATTCTGGATTCTTGCGATCGCGACACAGCGATGTGTGCATGCTGCTTAGATGATCGAAATAGAACTTCAGGAAGCCCTCGGTCGGCATGCCCATTTTCCTGATTGCCTGGGTTTTCTGGGTGTCAGCTTGCGGTCGAGCGGTGCTTACAGTACGGCGAGGACGTCTTGACGGCCCGGCAATAGTCCGGTTCGTTCATGGCCCCGGAACTGTGCTGGACGTCATCGGGGCGGATTGCCCGGGGACGCCGAACACCGTCCGGTGCCGGCCGTTCCCCCAACGGGTGACGCGATCTGGATAGCCGCGGACGGAGGCCATCCAGCCGGCAGGGCAAGCATATCCTGCGCCGTGAGCCGGCAGTGGGACATCGAATTCCAATCCATTAAGTTTCGTAAGCCTTTATTAGAAAATGAGTTACGCGCCACCAGCCCTGGCCCTGCCTCTTGGTTGCCTGGCCTTTCACCTTCAGCGGCTGTGCATGCGG
The nucleotide sequence above comes from Phycisphaerae bacterium. Encoded proteins:
- a CDS encoding Ig domain-containing protein, whose translation is MRTGSILLIGFLVVLPATSMAGESLVNGSFEDGTLNGWTILSDSVANYHNPPIKQCICGGDVTPENPGAHRFHDLLLAPDGQYFAGLTWMQDAEPYDNLPHPGKLSRYLQTIDVANWNPGADRTNYHFEIWSQMAHSWHWNRHGQARQTYIIHWNNDGLAPRDTALVMISGDIYDSDTIEIDTGGANRVYEFDTDGQIRPTSNVAVVVPNPLATVVISGGILDGDTIELDTTGVNHVYEFDADGSVGAGHVVVDMSSAVLKATIRIVGNVADGDTIEIDPTGVNIVYEFDNNGVVAEGNVPVNGVGTYKTALNALSAKINSDPNRPYNASGRDGNNVYLTWIAPGGGTTNTNLNDANGTISVTNWGRDKDVAKSRLINAINTDPTGPPFTAIDGGTNTIKLIWTGAAGQAATNTNLNDANNVISITDFKGIAKNDAKAALMAAINADPGALCTASDVNSTGDDQTRYIKLTWNTLSSGGATNSNLNDTFGRISVTNFSYFQGVCDNTYVIGDLDPMAFVKGSSLEFNNWRKIKLSGSIPDNPQAVVLEIRLEHEGNMSTTHNCFDGVVFSAESATGSAIGPFTGDIVNSDFELEPYNTQHYGFDKNVTAYPFLVTPHPFGWDALTWRWGGSGDGAGPIEGLTNGVTVPTNPLDLSTPSGEHFWGRANDPPLGTYNSNCEGTWGKLLPVRNWSPCATGIRWKLHYLTKIWNTHDMDPDWNSSYTLTLWWDIDDDARQYSIMDIPPNPSTDIRHHLEHGSFPWVKIVDMNDRAYPDARTRGLIEVEQEGEFAPTDRYGNSYAPEHVILRDSQWVWGWWDGTMPYRIAYDKVDFYVEAIVPTEVRIVTPPPLPAGDCDNLYSVQLLGCYEPPLTFSIVSGSLPPGLTLSPTGLISGRPNTAGTFAFTVQLEDGTSATTTKGFEIAVSGNCCGPISGDLDRDSDVDQRDFALLQLCYTGSDGGVPLPPEAPDCTCADLDKDGLDIDQSDLLVFEQCASGPGIPADPQCSTEACCLTDGSCVEMLPMTCSSLGGIPQGSGTTCKTASCP